A region of Paucidesulfovibrio longus DSM 6739 DNA encodes the following proteins:
- a CDS encoding pilus assembly protein TadG-related protein, whose protein sequence is MSSGYRRIRTRLSRLPADEGGVVSMLYGLLVVVLFGFAAFAVDTSYMHLKRTRLQNAADAAVLAGASGLLAYGDDLDLVRADMLDYARANLAASDDPENAVRESDVIFLRDGVPDTEHPNQVEITIRRALDRGNALALNFGPVIGVDSADLSATARAGLAGACGSKCAKPFIVPAKFEWDDYADDDPKVRGNGSLDVGSAAEMASVVTLGWADADKGARILLKPGDPADAVVPGQYNLIDLPPVNKGVPVPGGAMLRENILGCDGSNSEAVVEPGDEVQLEPGNTTGPVKQGIRELIGLDANAYWDDATQSVKGSEHADPMASPRVAVVAFYDPRFPPVSGRVTQRVFQVGAVFIENIDGQGTVTARFMEALARSPEQGDGACGDYFLFLPRLLLDSGRSG, encoded by the coding sequence ATGAGTAGCGGATATCGGCGCATCCGGACCCGGCTCTCCCGGCTTCCCGCGGACGAAGGCGGCGTGGTCAGCATGCTCTACGGCCTGCTCGTGGTCGTGCTCTTCGGGTTCGCCGCCTTTGCCGTGGACACCTCCTACATGCATCTCAAGCGGACCCGGCTGCAAAACGCGGCGGACGCCGCTGTTCTTGCCGGGGCTTCGGGCCTGCTGGCCTACGGCGACGACCTGGACCTGGTCCGGGCGGACATGCTCGACTACGCCCGCGCCAACCTCGCCGCGTCCGACGATCCTGAGAACGCGGTGCGCGAGAGCGACGTGATTTTTTTGCGGGACGGCGTGCCCGACACGGAGCATCCCAACCAGGTGGAAATCACCATCCGGCGCGCTTTGGATCGCGGCAACGCGCTGGCCCTGAATTTCGGCCCGGTGATCGGGGTGGACAGCGCGGACCTGTCGGCCACGGCACGGGCCGGGCTGGCCGGAGCCTGCGGCAGCAAGTGCGCGAAGCCCTTCATCGTGCCCGCCAAGTTCGAGTGGGACGACTATGCGGATGATGACCCCAAGGTGCGCGGCAACGGCAGCCTCGACGTGGGCAGCGCCGCCGAGATGGCCTCCGTCGTGACCCTGGGCTGGGCCGATGCGGACAAGGGCGCGCGGATTCTGCTCAAGCCGGGCGATCCGGCGGACGCCGTGGTTCCAGGCCAATACAATCTCATCGACCTGCCGCCCGTCAACAAGGGAGTGCCCGTGCCCGGCGGGGCCATGCTCCGGGAGAACATCCTGGGCTGCGACGGAAGCAATTCCGAGGCCGTGGTCGAGCCGGGCGACGAGGTCCAGCTCGAACCGGGAAACACGACCGGCCCGGTCAAGCAGGGCATCCGGGAACTCATCGGCCTGGACGCGAACGCGTATTGGGACGACGCCACGCAGTCGGTCAAGGGCAGCGAGCACGCCGACCCCATGGCCAGCCCTCGTGTGGCCGTGGTGGCCTTCTACGATCCTCGTTTCCCGCCGGTTTCCGGACGGGTCACGCAGCGCGTCTTCCAGGTCGGCGCGGTGTTCATCGAGAACATCGACGGGCAGGGCACGGTGACGGCCCGGTTTATGGAAGCGTTGGCCCGTTCCCCCGAACAGGGGGACGGAGCATGCGGCGATTATTTTCTATTCCTGCCCCGGCTGCTGCTGGATTCCGGCAGGAGCGGATGA
- a CDS encoding Flp family type IVb pilin, whose translation MLNRIMNLVKDEQGATALEYGLIAALIAAFIVGAVTALGTSVRDTFQGVADDMAGAGSSS comes from the coding sequence ATGTTGAACCGTATCATGAACCTGGTGAAGGACGAGCAGGGCGCCACCGCCCTTGAGTATGGCCTGATCGCCGCCCTGATCGCGGCCTTCATCGTGGGCGCGGTCACCGCCCTGGGCACCAGCGTGCGCGACACCTTCCAGGGCGTTGCGGACGACATGGCCGGAGCCGGCAGCTCCAGCTAG
- the cpaB gene encoding Flp pilus assembly protein CpaB gives MSRAAKTLLQIALALVLAGVTGLLLYNWMREAAPRNEVQAARPRTVDVVVAARDLPRGTKLTAESLTTAPFLPQSLPAKSFTEKAELEGRVLSSPLAANDPVTELRLAPKDVRTGGVSAMIAPGHRAMAVKGNQVMGLAGFVRPGDRVDVLATLMAGERASQPTTKLVLENVLVLATGVEFEAPPEGGEPSSVDTYTLEVSPEESERLALAASQGSLHFALRNETDDASVLTEGVDVDKALAALRPAQRPTAKTRRAAAPAARSVEIISGGERSKVSF, from the coding sequence ATGAGCCGCGCCGCCAAGACCCTGCTCCAGATCGCGCTGGCCCTGGTGCTGGCCGGAGTCACCGGACTGCTGCTCTACAACTGGATGCGCGAGGCCGCGCCCCGAAACGAGGTCCAGGCCGCGAGGCCCCGGACCGTGGACGTGGTCGTGGCGGCCCGCGACCTGCCGCGCGGCACCAAGCTCACGGCCGAGTCGCTGACCACCGCCCCCTTCCTGCCCCAGAGCCTTCCGGCCAAGTCCTTCACGGAAAAGGCCGAGTTGGAGGGCCGCGTGCTCTCCTCGCCCCTGGCCGCCAACGACCCCGTGACCGAACTGCGCCTCGCGCCCAAGGACGTGCGCACCGGCGGAGTCAGCGCCATGATCGCTCCCGGACACCGGGCCATGGCCGTCAAGGGCAACCAGGTCATGGGCCTGGCCGGATTCGTCCGTCCCGGCGACAGGGTGGACGTGCTGGCGACGCTCATGGCCGGGGAACGCGCCAGCCAGCCCACGACCAAGCTCGTGCTCGAAAACGTGCTCGTGCTGGCCACGGGCGTGGAATTCGAGGCTCCGCCCGAAGGCGGCGAGCCCTCTTCCGTGGACACCTACACCCTGGAAGTGAGCCCGGAGGAAAGCGAACGCCTGGCCCTCGCCGCGAGCCAGGGCTCCCTGCACTTCGCCCTGCGCAACGAGACGGACGACGCCTCGGTGCTCACCGAGGGGGTGGACGTGGACAAGGCGCTGGCCGCGCTGCGCCCGGCCCAGAGACCGACCGCCAAGACCCGGCGCGCCGCCGCGCCCGCCGCGCGCAGCGTGGAGATCATCTCCGGCGGCGAACGCTCCAAGGTGAGCTTCTAG
- a CDS encoding TadE/TadG family type IV pilus assembly protein: protein MRRERFADKAPQRGMVTLEVAVMLCFFLLPFVFGVIDASRYLAVGGAVTRAAREGAVWAARGRDPSEAVFASLRSAGLDESRASVTFVGQDEESGGHVRVQVGFDLSGYTALPWDSVLPSLAEASVEVRHE from the coding sequence ATGCGCAGAGAACGATTTGCGGACAAGGCTCCCCAGCGGGGCATGGTCACATTGGAAGTGGCCGTCATGTTGTGCTTTTTCCTTTTGCCGTTCGTCTTCGGCGTGATCGACGCTTCGCGCTACCTCGCCGTGGGCGGGGCCGTGACCCGCGCGGCGCGCGAGGGAGCTGTCTGGGCCGCGCGCGGGCGCGATCCGAGCGAGGCCGTGTTCGCCTCGCTGCGTTCCGCAGGTTTGGACGAATCCCGGGCCAGCGTGACCTTCGTGGGGCAGGACGAGGAATCCGGCGGGCACGTCCGCGTGCAGGTGGGGTTCGACCTTTCCGGCTACACCGCGCTGCCCTGGGACAGCGTGCTGCCCTCCCTGGCCGAGGCTTCCGTGGAGGTGCGCCATGAGTAG
- a CDS encoding TadE/TadG family type IV pilus assembly protein codes for MRNLNRGGRSREKNKSQRGAAAVEAGFLLPLVLFVMLGLMDLGRYLWVQDVVREAASQGLRMAVLHEPDEAAVEDAAIREVRKGGLRLDPSVAVGPRQPGNFTNVQVSVPFSFLFLPDLGETDSWAVSASAEGICER; via the coding sequence ATGCGGAACCTGAACAGAGGCGGACGAAGCCGCGAAAAGAACAAGAGCCAGCGCGGCGCCGCAGCGGTGGAAGCGGGATTTCTGCTTCCCCTGGTTCTCTTCGTCATGCTGGGCCTGATGGATCTCGGGCGCTATCTCTGGGTGCAGGACGTGGTCCGCGAGGCCGCATCGCAGGGATTGCGCATGGCCGTGCTGCACGAGCCGGACGAGGCCGCCGTCGAAGACGCGGCCATCCGCGAGGTCCGCAAGGGCGGCCTGCGCCTGGACCCGTCCGTGGCCGTGGGGCCGCGCCAGCCCGGCAATTTCACCAATGTCCAAGTCAGCGTTCCTTTCTCTTTTCTCTTTCTTCCCGACCTTGGCGAAACCGACTCCTGGGCCGTCAGCGCTTCGGCCGAGGGCATTTGCGAGCGATAG
- a CDS encoding A24 family peptidase, giving the protein MHPYIAVFLLASLGLAVFTDLREQRIPNSLTLSTALFGILFHGLGGFVFGPQSGAGGVLFALAGMGVGLALMLPPYLFGVMGGGDVKLLAAVGACLGWQVTVDAFLYSSLAGGVYALAVLLLRHRPMLGRILRNFWAALWLLLASRKAEYAPVRGGETLPRLCYGLAIAAGTGAAMLRATGQIQHLTGLVAGSF; this is encoded by the coding sequence ATGCATCCATACATCGCCGTATTTCTTCTGGCCTCGCTCGGCCTGGCCGTGTTCACGGACCTTCGCGAGCAGCGCATTCCCAACAGCCTGACCCTGAGCACCGCCCTTTTCGGGATTCTCTTCCACGGCCTCGGCGGCTTCGTCTTCGGGCCGCAAAGCGGCGCGGGCGGCGTGCTCTTCGCCCTGGCGGGCATGGGCGTCGGTCTCGCGCTGATGCTCCCGCCCTACCTCTTCGGGGTCATGGGCGGCGGCGACGTGAAGCTCCTGGCCGCCGTGGGCGCCTGTCTCGGCTGGCAGGTGACGGTGGACGCCTTCCTGTATTCGAGCCTTGCCGGCGGGGTCTACGCCCTGGCCGTGCTGCTCCTGCGCCACCGGCCCATGCTCGGCCGCATCCTGCGAAATTTCTGGGCCGCGCTCTGGCTGCTGCTGGCCAGCCGCAAGGCCGAATACGCCCCTGTGCGCGGCGGCGAGACCCTGCCCCGGCTCTGCTACGGGCTGGCCATCGCCGCCGGAACCGGAGCGGCCATGCTCCGCGCCACCGGGCAGATCCAACACCTGACCGGCCTTGTGGCCGGATCCTTCTAG
- a CDS encoding sigma-54-dependent transcriptional regulator encodes MAERILVVDDDAAFRGMLREALEARGWEVGEAGDAETGIRFVAEGGFDIVLHDVRLPGMDGIEALEHLHRADPLVDIIIMTAHASRDCAVEALQHGAYDYFTKPFSLGEMEVVIRRALEKRRLQHEVQELRRSLGSRGPSERIIGQSAAMRRVVELIERVAPLDANVLVTGETGTGKELISDTIHALSERAAGPFIKLNCAAIPENLLESELFGHEKGAFTGAAAAKKGKFELAQGGTILLDEIGDMPLHLQPKLLRAVEQKQVERLGGAKPVSFDVRIIAATNQDLAERVQEKQFRSDLFYRLNVAAIPLPALRERMEDIPLLCEHFLAGINRKLGTDIRGVSKSGTRIMFGYHWPGNVRQLANTLERAAIFCRGGVITDEDVNMALQRSPADAAAAAQAESPPIGVPPEGSVQLKDALLEYERDLIVSALRHSGGVQTEAAKRLGVTPKNLWNKLQKHGIDPASLDD; translated from the coding sequence ATGGCGGAACGAATTCTCGTAGTGGACGACGACGCCGCGTTTCGGGGCATGCTGCGCGAGGCCCTGGAAGCCAGGGGCTGGGAGGTGGGCGAGGCGGGCGACGCCGAGACCGGCATCCGGTTCGTGGCCGAGGGCGGGTTCGACATCGTCCTGCACGACGTGCGCCTGCCCGGCATGGACGGCATCGAGGCCCTGGAACACCTGCACCGCGCCGACCCGCTCGTGGACATCATCATCATGACCGCCCACGCCTCGCGCGACTGCGCCGTGGAGGCGCTCCAGCACGGAGCCTACGACTATTTCACCAAGCCCTTCAGCCTGGGCGAGATGGAAGTGGTCATCCGCCGCGCCCTGGAAAAGCGCCGCCTCCAGCATGAAGTCCAGGAACTGCGCCGCTCCCTCGGCAGCCGAGGCCCTTCCGAACGGATCATCGGCCAGAGCGCGGCCATGCGCCGCGTGGTGGAACTCATCGAACGGGTCGCGCCGCTGGACGCCAACGTGCTCGTGACCGGGGAAACCGGCACGGGCAAGGAGCTGATCTCGGACACGATCCACGCCCTTTCCGAGCGCGCCGCCGGGCCGTTCATCAAGCTCAACTGCGCGGCCATTCCGGAAAACCTGCTCGAATCCGAGCTCTTCGGCCACGAGAAGGGCGCGTTCACCGGCGCGGCCGCGGCCAAGAAGGGCAAGTTCGAGCTGGCTCAGGGCGGCACCATCCTGCTGGACGAAATCGGGGACATGCCCCTGCATCTGCAACCCAAGCTCCTGCGCGCCGTGGAGCAGAAGCAGGTCGAGCGGCTGGGCGGAGCCAAGCCCGTGTCCTTCGACGTGCGCATCATCGCCGCCACCAACCAGGATCTGGCCGAACGCGTGCAGGAAAAGCAGTTCCGCTCCGATCTCTTCTACCGCCTGAACGTGGCCGCCATCCCCCTGCCCGCCCTGCGCGAGCGCATGGAGGACATCCCCCTGCTCTGCGAGCACTTCCTCGCCGGCATCAACCGCAAGCTGGGCACGGACATCCGCGGTGTCTCCAAAAGCGGAACCCGGATCATGTTCGGCTACCACTGGCCCGGCAACGTGCGCCAGCTGGCCAATACCCTGGAACGGGCCGCCATCTTCTGCCGGGGCGGGGTGATCACGGACGAGGACGTGAACATGGCCTTGCAGCGCTCCCCTGCGGACGCGGCTGCCGCGGCCCAGGCCGAAAGCCCGCCCATCGGCGTCCCGCCCGAAGGATCGGTGCAGCTCAAGGACGCGCTGCTCGAATACGAACGCGACCTGATCGTCAGCGCCCTGCGCCACTCCGGCGGGGTGCAGACCGAAGCGGCCAAGCGCCTGGGCGTCACGCCCAAGAACCTCTGGAACAAGCTCCAGAAGCACGGCATCGATCCGGCCAGCCTCGACGACTAG
- a CDS encoding TadE/TadG family type IV pilus assembly protein produces MASGNGERGLAAMELALALPLILALLLMLVEGAGAMHTYSVISDASREGARLVLRAGDTSGVGALVDSVAAQLPGDDLQTTVVLDGGGQSVTVEVSYAYEPFFGVGSGLLGLLWDVAPILRARTTMPLP; encoded by the coding sequence ATGGCATCTGGAAACGGAGAACGCGGCCTGGCCGCGATGGAACTGGCCCTGGCCCTGCCCCTGATCCTGGCGCTGCTGCTGATGCTGGTGGAGGGCGCGGGAGCCATGCACACCTATTCGGTGATCAGCGACGCGAGCCGGGAGGGCGCGCGGCTTGTGCTCCGGGCCGGGGACACGTCGGGAGTGGGCGCGCTGGTGGACAGCGTGGCCGCGCAATTGCCCGGAGACGACCTGCAAACCACAGTGGTCTTGGACGGCGGGGGGCAGTCCGTGACCGTCGAGGTATCCTATGCATACGAACCTTTCTTCGGCGTCGGCAGCGGCCTTCTCGGCCTGCTCTGGGACGTCGCCCCGATCCTGCGCGCCCGCACGACCATGCCGCTGCCGTAG